From the genome of Mangifera indica cultivar Alphonso unplaced genomic scaffold, CATAS_Mindica_2.1 Un_0061, whole genome shotgun sequence, one region includes:
- the LOC123207130 gene encoding 1-aminocyclopropane-1-carboxylate oxidase 5-like has product MAIPVIDFSKLNSEERAKTMAEIATACEEWGFFQLENHGISEELMERVKKVAAECFKLEREEGFKNSAAVKKMNELAEMKSGEKLENFDWEDVFLLTDDNEWPPATPGFKETMMEYRSELKKLAERVMEVTDENLGLPKGYIKRAFNNGDGYNAFFGTKVSHYPPCPHPELVNGLRAHTDAGGVILLLQDDKVSGLQILKDGEWIDVQPLRNTIVINTGDQIEVLSNGKYKSVWHRVNAKPDGNRKSIASFYNPSLKATIAPAPELIEKANQEMEQVYPKFVFGDYMSVYAEQKFLPKEPRFKAVKAI; this is encoded by the exons ATGGCGATTCCTGTGATCGATTTCTCGAAGCTCAACAGTGAGGAGAGGGCCAAGACAATGGCTGAGATAGCCACTGCTTGCGAGGAATGGGGATTCTTTCAG CTGGAGAACCATGGGATCTCGGAGGAGCTTATGGAGAGGGTGAAGAAGGTGGCCGCCGAGTGCTTTAAGCTGGAGAGGGAAGAGGGATTCAAGAACTCTGCCGCAGTGAAGAAGATGAATGAGTTGGCGGAGATGAAGAGCGGTGAGAAGTTGGAGAATTTTGATTGGGAAGATGTCTTCCTTCTCACTGATGATAATGAATGGCCACCAGCAACCCCTGGATTCAA GGAAACTATGATGGAGTACCGATCTGAGTTGAAGAAACTTGCCGAGAGAGTGATGGAAGTAACGGATGAGAACTTGGGATTGCCAAAGGGCTACATCAAGAGGGCATTCAACAATGGTGATGGATACAACGCCTTCTTCGGAACAAAGGTGAGCCACTACCCACCATGCCCACATCCTGAGCTCGTCAATGGTCTTCGAGCTCACACCGACGCTGGAGGAGTCATCTTACTCCTCCAAGACGACAAAGTGAGCGGCCTTCAAATCCTCAAGGACGGCGAATGGATCGATGTCCAGCCATTAAGAAACACCATTGTGATCAACACAGGTGATCAGATCGAAGTCCTGAGCAATGGAAAGTACAAGAGTGTTTGGCATCGAGTCAATGCTAAACCAGATGGGAATAGGAAATCCATTGCTTCGTTTTACAATCCATCACTCAAAGCCACCATAGCTCCTGCACCAGAGCTCATAGAAAAGGCTAACCAAGAAATGGAACAAGTTTATCCCAAGTTTGTGTTTGGAGACTACATGTCGGTTTATGCTGAACAGAAGTTCCTCCCTAAAGAACCAAGGTTCAAAGCTGTGAAAGCCATATAA